One segment of Solanum stenotomum isolate F172 chromosome 1, ASM1918654v1, whole genome shotgun sequence DNA contains the following:
- the LOC125866911 gene encoding magnesium transporter MRS2-3: protein MRGVTPPQKFSVPSPDDDADILRPNTAIPGGVTVGAALRKKATGVRSWLLLDSTGQTQVVEAGKHAIMRRTGLPARDLRILDPLLSYPSTVLGRERAIVINLEHIKAIITAQEVLLLNARDPSVAPFVEEVQRRILRHHQATKSQEAGGGGNNADWTNLYDLEEPQSEEVSPSNLSASFRSIDENKADGKQLAGENRDGPKLLPFEFVALEACLEAACSCLDNEARTLEQEAHPALDKLTSKISTLNLERVRQIKSRLVAITGRVQKVRDELEHLLDDDEDMAEMYLTDKLMEQLENSSVSSISGQDGIDEEVIQSNMDDRVPVEISMDANAGSTSYDADTPHIDHQQERLYGGPNALSRGSRGTHTSTTRSAISKHLDVEELEMLLEAYFVQIDGTLNKLNTLREYVDDTEDYINIMLDDKQNHLLQMGVMLTTATLVVSAFVVVAGIFGMNINIDLFDETKSGMPEFLWTIGGGATGSLFLYVVAIAWGKHKQLLE, encoded by the exons ATGAGGGGCGTTACTCCGCCGCAGAAATTTTCCGTTCCGTCGCCGGACGATGACGCCGATATACTCCGACCCAACACCGCCATCCCCGGCGGCGTAACCGTGGGCGCTGCTTTGCGAAAGAAGGCCACCGGGGTACGTTCATGGCTTCTGTTGGATTCAACTGGACAGACCCAAGTGGTGGAAGCCGGAAAACATGCAATTATGCGGCGAACTGGACTTCCAGCTCGTGATCTTCGCATATTGGACCCACTTCTCTCGTATCCATCTACTGTATTGGGTCGTGAACGGGCTATCGTCATCAATTTGGAGCATATCAAGGCTATTATTACCGCCCAGGAAGTCCTCTTGCTCAACGCTAGGGATCCCTCTGTTGCTCCTTTTGTTGAAGAGGTTCAACGGAGAATTTTGCGTCATCACCAAGCTACCAAGTCCCAG GAAGCTGGAGGGGGTGGCAATAATGCTGACTGGACAAATCTGTATGATCTGGAAGAGCCTCAGTCTGAAGAAGTTTCACCTTCAAACCTCTCTGCAAGCTTCCGATCAATAGATGAGAACAAGGCTGATGGGAAGCAGCTAGCGGGTGAGAATCGAGATGGGCCGAAGCTTCTCCCTTTTGAGTTTGTTGCTTTGGAGGCATGTCTGGAGGCTGCTTGCAGTTGCTTGGATAATGAG GCAAGGACACTGGAGCAAGAAGCTCATCCTGCTTTAGATAAGCTGACATCAAAAATTAGTACTCTCAACTTGGAACGTGTTCGTCAAATCAAAAGTCGCTTGGTTGCTATTACAGGACGTGTTCAGAAG GTCAGAGATGAACTGGAGCATCTACTCGATGATGATGAAGATATGGCGGAGATGTATTTGACTGACAAGCTGATGGAACAACTTGAAAATTCTTCTGTTTCCTCTATAAGCGGGCAAGATGGCATCGATGAGGAAGTTATTCAGTCGAACATGGATGATAG GGTTCCTGTGGAAATCTCAATGGACGCAAATGCAGGTTCCACCAGTTACGATGCAGACACTCCACATATTGACCACCAGCAGGAACGTTTGTATGGTGGCCCTAATGCTCTTAGCCGAGGTAGTCGTGGGACACATACTAGCACGACTCGGAGTGCCATAAGCAAGCATCTGGACGTAGAGGAGCTTGAAATGCTCCTAGAAGCATACTTTGTTCAAATTGACGGTACATTGAATAAACTGAACACT TTACGTGAGTATGTGGATGACACAGAAGACTACATCAACATCATGCTGGATGACAAGCAGAACCATCTGTTGCAAATGGGAGTCATGTTAACAACGGCAACTCTTGTGGTTAGCGCCTTTGTTGTTGTGGCTGGAATTTTTGGTATGAACATTAACATTGACCTGTTCGATGAAACAAAATCTGGGATGCCGGAATTCCTATGGACAATCGGTGGTGGTGCCACTGGCAGTCTTTTCTTATATGTAGTTGCAATTGCCTGGGGTAAGCACAAACAATTGCTCGAGTGA
- the LOC125841822 gene encoding uncharacterized protein LOC125841822, with amino-acid sequence MAIQLESLVESIKSKVRKLKKSKKPYVKMDKSSSVRVEIRSKKARKLIDKTLQAADRPGKSSLT; translated from the coding sequence ATGGCGATTCAATTGGAGAGTTTGGTAGAATCGATAAAATCGAAGGTGAGGAAGCTGAAGAAATCGAAGAAACCCTACGTCAAAATGGACAAAAGCTCCAGCGTTAGAGTGGAGATCCGAAGCAAAAAGGCTCGTAAGCTCATCGACAAAACTCTTCAAGCTGCTGATCGTCCCGGCAAGAGTAGTCTTACTTAG
- the LOC125848696 gene encoding uncharacterized protein LOC125848696, with protein sequence MQAPVWSPRLVNLFSRSRQTTNRLRAFSSSSSSSNQSRGGLPRFYSDKLPLSKDGIVRVKGDEFWHITRVLRLTIHDRVELFDGKGGLVEGCIQNIDQNGLDIVALENPKSVSPHNTQWHVFAAFGTLKGGRADWLVEKCTELGACSVTPLLTDRSPSISENRVDRLQRVSFAAAKQCQRLHEMVLNPPIKIGGLLPLVKNSKLSFIATAEAKPLFSALSSIKKESAGLMIIGPEGDFTERELNVILEAGATSVGLGPHRLRVETATVSLLSALMLWCDDQELLKV encoded by the exons ATGCAAGCCCCTGTTTGGAGTCCTCGGTTAGTCAATCTGTTCTCTCGTTCACGTCAAACAACAAACAGGTTGCGGGCattctcatcttcttcttcttcttctaaccAATCTCGCGGTGGCCTTCCCCGCTTCTACTCCGATAAGCTTCCTCTTTCCAAG GATGGCATTGTTCGTGTTAAAGGTGATGAATTCTGGCACATAACAAGGGTCTTAAGGTTGACAATTCATGATAG GGTAGAACTATTTGATGGAAAAGGAGGATTAGTTGAAGGGTGTATACAGAACATTGATCAGAATGGATTGGATATTGTGGCTCTCGAGAATCCAAAGTCAGTATCTCCACATAACACACAGTGGCATGTCTTTGCTGCATTTG GTACTCTGAAGGGAGGCAGGGCTGATTGGCTTGTGGAGAAATGTACA GAGCTAGGAGCCTGTAGTGTGACTCCCTTATTGACGGACCGGTCTCCTTCAATATCAGAAAATCGTGTGGATAGATTACAACGTGTCAGTTTTGCTGCAGCTAAACAAT GCCAACGGCTGCATGAAATGGTTCTAAATCCTCCTATAAAAATTGGTGGACTTTTACCTCTT GTTAAAAATTCAAAGCTTTCGTTTATTGCCACGGCAGAAGCTAAACCATTATTTAGTGCTTTAAGTTCCATCAAAAAAGAATCAGCTGGACTGATGATAATTGGACCAGAAGGAG ACTTCACAGAGAGAGAGTTAAACGTGATTCTTGAGGCTGGGGCAACTTCTGTTGGTCTTGGACCACATCGTCTACGAGTTGAAACTGCTACAGTGTCTCTTTTGTCAGCATTAATGTTGTGGTGTGACGACCAGGAGTTATTGAAGGTCTAG
- the LOC125848714 gene encoding serine/threonine-protein kinase TOR-like, whose product MESEGALSNRRDANPVAVALIHINNQYQHEAAVGILTYAQQRLGVQLKKSWYEKLQCWDDALKAYTAKASQASSPHLGLDATLGRMQCLAALAWWEELSNLCKEYWMPAEPAARLEMAPMAANAAWNMGEWDQMAAYVSRLDDGNETKLRVLGYTASNSDGSSNGTLLRAVLLVRQGKYDEAREYVESARKCLATELAALVLGTFECAYRNMVRVRQLSVLEEVIEYCTLPPMGNPVADLQYVE is encoded by the exons ATGGAATCTGAAGGCGCGCTTTCAAATAGGAGGGATGCAAATCCTGTTGCTGTAGCTCTAATCCatataaataatcaatatcAACATGAG GCAGCTGTTGGAATATTAACATATGCTCAGCAGCGTTTGGGGGTTCAGTTGAAGAAGTCATG GTATGAGAAGTTGCAATGCTGGGACGATGCTCTTAAAGCATACACTGCTAAGGCGTCACAAGCTTCGAGTCCACATCTTGGTTTGGATGCCACTCTAG GACGTATGCAATGCCTTGCTGCTCTAGCTTGGTGGGAGGAGCTTAGCAATCTTTGTAAGGAATACTGGATGCCAGCTGAGCCAGCAGCTCGACTGGAAATGGCACCAATG GCTGCTAATGCTGCTTGGAACATGGGTGAGTGGGATCAGATGGCAGCATATGTTTCTCGGCTTGATGATGGTAATGAAACCAAACTCCGAGTCTTGGGATATACTGCTTCCAACAGTGATGGAAGTAGTAATGGCACCCTTTTAAGGGCCGTTCTTCTAGTTCGTCAAGGGAAG TACGATGAAGCACGTGAATATGTTGAAAGTGCACGGAAATGTTTGGCAACCGAGCTTGCTGCACTG GTTCTTGGAACCTTTGAATGTGCTTACCGCAACATGGTTCGCGTTCGGCAGCTCTCTGTATTAGAAGAG GTCATTGAGTACTGTACTCTTCCTCCTATGGGAAACCCTGTTGCTGATTTGCAATATGTGGAATGA